In the genome of Penaeus vannamei isolate JL-2024 chromosome 26, ASM4276789v1, whole genome shotgun sequence, one region contains:
- the LOC138866639 gene encoding high-affinity zinc uptake system membrane protein ZnuB-like, whose protein sequence is MDSSGFPSFGQLQICPSGAWQISVVSLTSEKLEHKKLLSLNISVSSVSLSIQCHIFKHLYVFSIFKHLLSLSIFVSSVSLFSVISLSIFVSSVSLSIFVSSIFKHLCVFISLSIFVSSVSLFSVISLSIFVSSVSLSIFVFISLSIFVFSIPAIFVSCHLCVLSLFSVISLSIFVSSVSLSIFVFISLSIFVSSVSLFSVISLSIFVSSVSLSIFVFSIFKHLLSLSIFVSSVSLFSVISLSIFVSSVSLSISVSSVSLISLSIFVSSVSLFSVISLSISVSSVSLSIFVSSVSLSIFVSSVSLISLSIFVSSIFKRLCVFSIFKHLCVFSIFKHLCVFISLSIFVSSVSLSISVSSVSLSISVSSVSCYLVSSVSLSISVSSVSLSIFVFISLSIFVFSIFKHLCVFSIFKYLVSYL, encoded by the exons ATGGACTCCTCAGGCTTTCCCTCATTCGGCCAGCTACAAATCTGTCCATCTGGCGCCTGGCAGATCAGCGTCGTATCTCTGACGTCAGAGAAGCTGGAACACAAAAAGTTAT TATCTTTAAACATCTctgtgtcttcagtatctttaagtATTCAGTGTcatatctttaagcatctttatgtcttcagtatctttaagcatcttt tatctttaagcatctttgtgtcttcagtatctttattTAGTGTcatatctttaagcatctttgtgtcttcagtatctttaagcatctttgtatccagtatctttaagcatctctgtgtcttca tatctttaagcatctttgtgtcttcagtatctttattTAGTGTcatatctttaagcatctttgtgtcttcagtatctttaagcatctttgtcttca tatctttaagcatctttgtctTCAGTATTCCTGCCATCTTTGTATCTTGCCATCTTTGTGTTCTATCTTTATTTAGTGTcatatctttaagcatctttgtgtcttcagtatctttaagcatctttgtcttca tatctttaagcatctttgtgtcttcagtatctttattTAGTGTcatatctttaagcatctttgtgtcttcagtatctttaagcatctttgtcttcagtatctttaagcatcttt tatctttaagcatctttgtgtcttcagtatctttattTAGTGTcatatctttaagcatctttgtgtcttcagtatctttaagcatctctgtgtcttcagtatctttaa tatctttaagcatctttgtgtcttcagtatctttattTAGTGTCATATCTTTAAGCATCTctgtgtcttcagtatctttaagcatctttgtgtcttcagtatctttaagcatctttgtgtcttcagtatctttaa tatctttaagcatctttgtgtcCAGTATCTTTAAGCGTCTttgtgtcttcagtatctttaagcatctttgtgtcttcagtatctttaagcatctctgtgtcttca tatctttaagcatctttgtgtcttcagtatctttaagcatctctgtgtcttcagtatctttaagcatctctGTGTCTTCAGTATCTTGCTATCttgtgtcttcagtatctttaagcatctctgtgtcttcagtatctttaagcatctttgtcttca tatctttaagcatctttgtcttcagtatctttaagcatctttgtgtcttcagtatctttaagtATTTGGTGTCATATCTTTAA